The Methanomassiliicoccales archaeon genome has a segment encoding these proteins:
- a CDS encoding ribbon-helix-helix protein, CopG family, whose amino-acid sequence MSDSERITVRIQADKLGALQALVDGGKYPTISDAIRAALDSFIETNFTPENIQRVTVELPKGKVIELESLIRDGDSVSIDDAIRNAVREYVRMRLDKAMGEMR is encoded by the coding sequence ATGAGCGACAGCGAGAGGATAACCGTAAGGATCCAAGCGGACAAGCTGGGGGCACTTCAAGCGCTCGTGGATGGCGGCAAGTACCCGACCATATCCGACGCCATCCGAGCGGCCCTCGATTCCTTCATCGAGACCAATTTCACGCCTGAGAACATTCAAAGGGTCACAGTGGAGCTGCCAAAGGGGAAGGTGATAGAGCTGGAGTCCCTCATAAGGGATGGAGATTCCGTGTCCATTGACGATGCTATCCGCAACGCCGTGCGCGAGTATGTGCGCATGCGTTTGGATAAGGCCATGGGCGAGATGCGGTAA